The region tttggcagagaaaaaaaaatccaaaaaaaatgaaaaaaatgtaaagaatgaatgaacatttgctcaaagatgattgcaataatgtatttcattaaaataataatgttcagacgtgagcctatttcacaaagaaaaccttattgcttctaggctgaaagcaacaagtgtgttctgaacattactctaacagACTTTAAATACTTCAGGGGTTTCCTCCGCAGTCTCATTATTTAGAACACCTCTAAGGCAAATATCTAACAAGGACCCTTTAAATTGTGTCTGCATATATGGCATCGATGTGCAAATTTCTCACCACTTCTTCATACATTACAGTCCCTCCATcctcaatcatgattgggtagcggattTCCTGCGCTAGACGAGTCACCAAACTTGATAATACCCATGTTGATAAGTCTTTCAACTTGCTTCTTGAAGGCGGTGCAATTCTCAATCGAGTGTCCCGTAATTCCCGCGTGGTAGTCACATTGTgtgttcgcatcataccattcgggatacggaggttgtagaggcttcacatgaaaaggggaaacaacatgtgcatcaaacAAATTTTGATACAGTTCCTTATACGATACTGGGATTGGTGTAAACTGGAACTTTTCAGTCTTTATGCCGGAATCTTGCCTCGATGAATTTTGTTGATTACCaaccacctttcttggctgaacagtaactgatttagagtaacccgtgttgttcacctcattttctcttctttttgagACTGACCTCTTGTTACTCTCCTCTATATCAATTTTCCCATTTCTTATCGCATTTtcgatcatttcaccattcataattatgtcagaaaagctttttgtagcATTTCCTAACATATGCGTAATGAATGGGGCTTTCAGTGTGTTAATAAATAGCATGGTCATTTCTTTCTCCAAGAGCGGTGGCCGGACTTGGACTGCGActtccctccatctttgtgcatattgcctgaaactttcactcggcttcttctccatattttgaagggtgattctatcaggagccaTGTCTGTCACATGACTATATTGTTTAATGAatgcttgcgccaagtctctccatgaacacATCGTGGCacgactcaactgattgtaccacttggatgctgcccctgcaaggctgtcttggaagcaatgtattaatagctgGTCATTATTAACGTATCCAGccattcgcctgcagaacatggtgatatgagccTCTGGGCAAGtcgtcccattgtacttctcaaattcaggcatcttaaatttatgaggaaGTACAAGGTCTGGCACTAAACTCAGCTCTTTTGCGTCAATGCCTCGATAACTTTCAATGACTTCCATCGCCTTGAACTTCTCTTCGAGCCACTTGCATCTCTCCTGTAACTGTCTCGGTAACTCCTCTTTCACTCTTTCCTTCTCAACCACTTCATCGAAGTCAGGAATGGCAGAGTTAATAGGATTATTTTCGGGATTAAAACCCGGCCCCGTTTGGAGGTTCGAAATACCAGCTCGAAATTGTTAAGGCATGATGGTGACAGTAGATTTGCGCGGGTATTCAGCTTGAGCTCGCTCATGTGGAGGGGTGAGACCTGGAGGATAGAAAAGTTCATCATCATTTCCCTCATCGACATCTGCCATGAGACCTTTTCCTTTGTCACCTCCCTTAGTTATCAGTCGGGTTAACTTTGCCACTATATCCTCTTGAGATTCCCGCATCTTCTCAGACATTTCTTGCTTCATCTTGTCTAACCGCTCCTACATTTGTAGCTGAAGCCGGTCTTGCATCTCTTTCTGGTACTGTTCGAGCTTCTCTAATCTCTGATCCATATCTTTTGTCTTTGCTCGAGTGCCGTATCGGTGTCAGGTTGgtttgttggtttccaggttaactgagcaataattttaattaattaggatcaattaaatgtttttaatgcATATCATGCGATGCATGAGatgaatgcataaagagacgttaattctgattcaattccatttagaaaactttactagaggacaaatttctttacataaagcggatatatatacggctttgccctcatactCCAAGCAAAGACATCTTCTCCTTCTTCATCCGAATGTTAAGATAAACCTCGCGAACTTCCAAAGGATGTCATTGCTAGCTCATTCTGCTTGATTCTGGTTGCAATCCGTTGTCTGCCTATCCTCGCAATGCTCATTAGCTTCTTTAAGAAATTTGGAATGTTGAAAGCTCTTAGACAATCATCTTGAATCCTCGGGGCCCCGAAGTAAAGTCACGAATTCTTCCATCGCCCTTCTTGCATTTCTTGGAATACATTCAGGCTGCCgaactattttctattttatcaaGAAACCCGTTTTCTTATGATAGGCTTTCTAAATTAGCAATCAAACTTGAACCAACATCTCTTTTCtaaaatgcaaatgcaatgcaatcataaccaaaacaaaacaaaacgggTTAATATCGGGTATAAacattaaatccaatacaatcaGGAAATAATAAAAACTCCTAGTCAGGTATCTACTAAGGTTTTGAGTAATTCTACCTAGGgtaagttcctaaggttcactatatgcggtttggcTTCTAaggtaaaggtacccgaaccagtagattcctcgatcctcacccattataggctcatgtggatcgagttcagttcagggagatacatttccctatagctgcacggagatgaaaatctcacgaagacataggtacggatgtatcccggaagcggtccactaccctgcacggaggtgaaaacctcacgaaggactagtttctcgctcccacttaaagggtaaaatgcaaaatgcaaatgcaaagttGCCAACACCATGATGAAAAAATCAATGAGTGCAAAGGGAACTCatgaattatttaaaaacttttgattttcgacacaaagacaaaacataatcagtttatggctcgactctctaaggtccccagtggagtcgccaagctgtcgaaaccatttttttgaaaacaaaaatttagttgtcgactttaaaaacaaaactggagtcgccacctatcttttattaaggtgtgatcggcctaccttaaaaataattttggtctgcgaaatttgaggaAACAGGTTCGgaagtcagttacgcacgaggaaggattagcaccctcgtaacgcccaaaattggtaccaaattgattttttaatgccttggtgtcgaaaatttgaaaagattttaaaaggaacttttttatttcatgaacgaattaaaataataagacattcctatttcaaagaaataaaacaccacacccagtgagctagggcacaatgtttttaaatcttcaaaatattcGAACATtgccttttgcttttgaaaattcttatctCGAGAATataaatgtcatgaccagtaagttaggacccaacattttaaATTCccaagaataagcttttatttaaaattttcgaaTTTATTGCAAAGAGGATACTTAGtgttctaaattcatcgaaaaataaccgcgatccagtaagttaggacacgacctttctcgagaatcatgaatgccaaatattcaGAAAATAAGAACGATTTTAATGTTTTTACGAAACCCAATGTATATTTTCCTTAAAAAGTATTGTAAAATGCTAATGTACACATAAAACCAAAACTTTAactttaaattatatgtatatatgtattttcaaaatataagtatgataCATAAATAAACTTTGAAaacatgtatatgcatatattaaaacaAGTACATATAAGTATACAAAAAtaagaaatgaatgaaatatataaaacaaaacaaaaaaaacttattataatttctaagaaaatatgtatgtatatatatgaaatatatatatatatgtgtgtgtatatatttacaaggaaaaacaaaaaaaaatataatatataaataaactacgaaaatatatatatgtatatgaaaatgtgaatgaattataaaatgaaagaatgtatatgtattataaaatgtaaatgtatatatatatatatgtatatataaactatatataaaaaactaagaagataatataataataaaatatataaaatatgtgtacgtgaattaataaaataaaaatataaaattatatatatacgtatatatttacaaagtaaaaaaaagtgtaagtatatataaaatatgagtatgtgaaaaaaaaatttaaaagtgtgtgaataataataataatgttaacaataataacaataaataaaataaaataagggtatAGCATAATTATGATAAGAAACTAAAATGGATTGAACTGAATTAAAAACGAAAGAAATGGGCGgatttagaataaatttaaaaaagaaaggaCCCAATTGAATGCGCGCGTGACATCgaaggaccaaaagggaaattatccTGTCCTTCCAAAACGCAGCGCAACAGGTGACCCAATCGAAACAGAAGTAAAATATGCGGCCTAATTTCTGAAATaagaaaaaggatttaattggaAGGCATTGCAAAAAAGGAAGGATCAATTGCGCAATTTTACCCTTCAAGCTAGACACGCGGACCCTTGCTtacgggtcgggtcgacgcgcgggtcTGGCTTTGGCAAAACGACACCATTTTGGTGTCCTCATTTAAACCCCATTTTTTTGCCGAAAATGTCATTTGCAGCAgaggaaataataataaaaaactaaaatcctTTGTTTATCTGCTAGGGTTCCATGCCCTGTCTCAGCCGCCGCCGTTCTTGGCCAATCAGCCTCCGTTCGCGACAGAGACGGCCTCAGTTCAGCGATTCCGGCGAGAGAGAGGTAAGTTCGTcccttttctttatattttaaacaaaaataaataaaaataaaaagaaactctaTAGAAAAaataagatatatgtatatatgaaacaaaataaaagaatgataatCTCAATGAGGTAAAAACCAGAGAGAAAGAAAACATTTgtctttcaaaaagaaaaatctattTGCCTTTGAATTTCTTTCGGTCTCCCCCCCATTTTACAGATTTttgatggctttttatagccaaaattacagcaaaataaaagtaaaaaatccTATTTCATTATTTGCTGCGTCTATTGCTGTTTGGATCCGCTTTTCTCGTAGGTATGGAGGCTGTGGAAGAGGTGTACGTACGCGGAGGATGCGGCGGCAGTTAGGGAGGCTGCTGTTGGGCATGCGGCTGAATCTTGCTGCTTCTTAGGCTAGGTTTTTTTGAATATGGTTTTGGTCTGTAGATGGGCCTGCtgtattttattttgtatagGCCTGGGAAGAAAAAATTggtattacaataattataataaataaagacTAAAACTTGAAAGTATTTAAAAAAgggacaaataaataaataatgaaataaatagcAACCATAATGGCCAAAACGAAATGAACAAaccaaataataaacaaacaaataaataaataaataaatactaatgtAAGTCtgattaataattgaaaataagtaaataaatattaattgaaataatcaaagaatctatttttttaaataattaaaaaaataaaaaaaataattaaacaaggTAGGGGACCGAAATAGAGCACGTGCAAGGAGTGAAGGACTGATCTGGAAAATATCCCCGTCCTTTATACACGTCGTTTTGCacagggacctaattgaaatgggtttaaaagtGCCGCGgtcgaaataaaataaaataaaaaagggatgGACCCAATTGTACTTCACTGCATAAACGGAGGGGCTGAACATGCAATTAGCCCCTCCTAGCAAAACACGAGGATCCTCAGTACTGCCGGGTCGGGTCACGGGTCAAATGCCAAAACGATATTGTT is a window of Gossypium hirsutum isolate 1008001.06 chromosome D08, Gossypium_hirsutum_v2.1, whole genome shotgun sequence DNA encoding:
- the LOC121219953 gene encoding uncharacterized protein translates to MEVIESYRGIDAKELSLVPDLVLPHKFKMPEFEKYNGTTCPEAHITMFCRRMAGYVNNDQLLIHCFQDSLAGAASKWYNQLSRATMCSWRDLAQAFIKQYSHVTDMAPDRITLQNMEKKPSESFRQYAQRWREVAVQVRPPLLEKEMTMLFINTLKAPFITHMLGNATKSFSDIIMNGEMIENAIRNGKIDIEESNKRSVSKRRENEVNNTGYSKSVTVQPRKVVGNQQNSSRQDSGIKTEKFQFTPIPVSYKELYQNLFDAHVVSPFHVKPLQPPYPEWYDANTQCDYHAGITGHSIENCTAFKKQVERLINMGIIKFGDSSSAGNPLPNHD